The Paenibacillus sophorae genome has a segment encoding these proteins:
- a CDS encoding GNAT family N-acetyltransferase gives MSLPITGDIHTSLGKLNVVHADSSMAGEVLKLLREAAQWMRDNGLTQWKPEQFKEEDILNYFNEREVYIAMQGGVAAGMFTLQFGDPQYWGRRNDESFAYLHRLAVAMPFRGAGLGSKLLKFAAEMAKASGRSGLRLDTIADNVKLNRYYQSQGFRYMGTHDVGGGRLVNLYEKMETSGDKDAIRLQYFDAVDFECLRRWSVSPDFLKQWAGPSLHFPIQDDELRKYLDGANHPAESELMVYSAVHMATDTVIGHLSLAGIDRDNGSARIGRVILDPEYRGKGFARRMIGEAMRIGFESLELHRLALGVFDFNTSAIRTYEALGFRREGEHLEAARFSDRYANLIDMAMLDREWSEMKHNMT, from the coding sequence TTGAGTTTGCCGATTACTGGTGATATCCACACTTCCCTGGGCAAACTGAACGTGGTTCACGCCGATTCCAGTATGGCTGGAGAGGTTCTGAAGCTGCTGCGCGAAGCGGCGCAGTGGATGCGTGATAACGGCCTCACACAATGGAAACCGGAACAGTTCAAGGAAGAGGATATCCTGAATTACTTTAACGAGCGCGAGGTCTATATCGCTATGCAAGGTGGCGTGGCTGCCGGTATGTTCACGCTGCAATTTGGAGATCCCCAGTACTGGGGGCGGCGAAATGACGAGTCATTTGCCTATCTGCACAGGCTTGCTGTGGCAATGCCGTTCCGTGGAGCGGGACTGGGCAGCAAGCTGCTGAAATTCGCCGCCGAGATGGCCAAAGCCTCCGGACGCAGCGGGCTTCGCCTAGATACGATTGCCGATAATGTAAAGCTGAACCGATATTACCAGAGCCAGGGGTTCCGTTATATGGGTACCCATGATGTGGGCGGAGGGCGGCTTGTCAATCTGTACGAGAAAATGGAGACTTCAGGCGATAAAGATGCTATCCGTTTGCAGTATTTTGATGCAGTGGACTTCGAATGTCTGAGACGCTGGAGCGTCTCGCCGGATTTCCTCAAGCAGTGGGCGGGGCCTTCGCTTCACTTTCCGATTCAGGATGATGAGCTGAGAAAATATCTCGACGGCGCAAACCATCCGGCCGAATCCGAACTGATGGTGTACAGCGCCGTGCATATGGCAACAGATACCGTCATCGGACATCTTAGTCTGGCCGGCATTGACCGGGATAACGGTTCGGCCAGAATTGGAAGGGTCATTCTTGATCCGGAATACCGGGGAAAGGGCTTTGCGCGCCGGATGATCGGCGAAGCTATGCGTATTGGCTTTGAATCGTTGGAGCTGCATAGGCTGGCGCTCGGCGTCTTTGATTTCAACACATCCGCGATTCGTACTTATGAAGCTCTTGGATTTCGCCGGGAAGGCGAGCATCTCGAGGCGGCCCGTTTCAGTGACCGCTATGCGAATCTTATCGATATGGCTATGCTGGACAGAGAATGGAGCGAAATGAAACACAACATGACTTAA
- a CDS encoding response regulator transcription factor: MSKVLILEDEESIRSFIVINLKRNGFEVLEAADGNEALSKLNSVPDIDIALLDVMVPGIDGFEVCRRIRETNERIGIIFLTAKVQEQDKVYALSVGADDHVSKPFSPTELIARIQSLLRRVNVHREQSAKVSFQSGPFTLDLISKQFKRSGDPIELTPTEFSLVQFFFEKENTPLSRDVLLDHVWGKEYMGDPKIVDVNIRRLRQKIENNPSEPEYLQTVWGHGYKWKGQGQ, translated from the coding sequence TTGAGTAAGGTGCTCATACTGGAGGATGAAGAATCCATCCGCAGTTTTATAGTTATCAATTTGAAACGCAATGGATTTGAAGTGCTGGAAGCGGCCGACGGCAATGAAGCTCTCAGCAAGCTGAATTCAGTGCCCGACATTGATATCGCGCTGCTTGACGTGATGGTGCCGGGTATTGACGGCTTCGAAGTGTGCAGACGAATCCGTGAAACGAATGAACGGATTGGTATTATTTTTCTGACGGCCAAGGTGCAGGAGCAGGATAAGGTATATGCGCTGTCTGTGGGCGCCGACGATCATGTCAGCAAGCCTTTCAGCCCTACGGAGTTGATTGCCCGCATTCAGTCGCTTCTCCGGAGAGTGAACGTGCACCGGGAGCAGTCGGCCAAGGTGTCCTTCCAGTCCGGCCCGTTTACGCTGGATCTTATCTCCAAGCAATTCAAGCGCAGCGGAGATCCCATCGAACTGACGCCGACCGAATTTTCGCTCGTGCAGTTTTTCTTTGAAAAAGAAAATACCCCCCTGAGCCGGGACGTTCTGCTCGATCATGTATGGGGCAAGGAATATATGGGTGATCCAAAGATCGTAGATGTGAACATCCGCCGGCTGCGGCAAAAAATCGAAAACAATCCGTCAGAGCCCGAATATCTGCAGACAGTATGGGGGCATGGCTATAAATGGAAAGGTCAAGGACAATGA
- a CDS encoding sensor histidine kinase yields the protein MIKKGMRRQIVLHYILVVFLALLLVEVIFLIVIRTYYYDSIYTRISTHISQAEYFYQITSEDSPLSLQELLDSFALDYTELQVLTLNGDMITSSTGFQPDRTITTSDVPEAVGGGIGRWVGRQPGTNESVMAVSKVLQIHGRDAYVLRYVTSVEGVNADLLNVTLISVSVGIAVLAVVAAFSFGLANSIIKPLNNITAVSAQMARGKFNMRIKGDYLYEIGELASTLNYLAEEIVRSNQIKDDFISSISHELRTPLTSIKGWSETLISGGYDPEETKLGMSIISKESDRLIGLVEEILDFSKLHQNEMKLSIGTVGVRELLQEIILNLWAKAEKKSIRLVLEAEEGIYVRGDANRLKQVFLNLTDNAVKFSHEGSSIMLTARRADEEEAEIVVQDSGIGISQDHLNRVKDRFFQVDSLNGGTGLGLAISQQLVELHGGTMEIDSELGKGTRVTVYLQLAEPFPAVETMEQVSLPLPEENHDREEGKH from the coding sequence ATGATTAAAAAGGGGATGCGCAGACAGATTGTTTTACACTACATTCTTGTAGTTTTTTTGGCGCTTCTCCTCGTGGAAGTCATCTTTTTGATTGTGATCAGAACGTATTATTACGACAGCATTTATACCCGAATTTCAACGCATATCAGCCAAGCGGAATATTTTTATCAGATTACCAGCGAAGACTCCCCGCTTTCGCTTCAGGAACTGCTGGACAGCTTTGCGCTGGACTATACGGAGCTGCAGGTGTTGACGCTGAATGGCGACATGATTACGAGTTCGACCGGCTTTCAGCCGGACCGGACGATTACGACAAGCGATGTGCCGGAAGCGGTCGGTGGTGGGATTGGCCGTTGGGTAGGAAGGCAACCCGGAACCAATGAGAGCGTCATGGCTGTCTCCAAGGTGCTGCAGATTCATGGCCGCGACGCCTATGTGCTGCGGTATGTGACTTCTGTTGAAGGAGTGAACGCCGATTTGCTTAACGTCACTCTTATCTCGGTTAGCGTTGGCATAGCCGTACTTGCGGTCGTCGCCGCTTTCAGCTTCGGGCTGGCCAACTCAATTATCAAGCCGCTGAACAATATTACGGCGGTATCCGCGCAAATGGCCAGAGGTAAATTCAATATGCGCATCAAGGGAGATTATCTTTACGAAATCGGCGAGCTTGCCTCAACCCTGAATTACTTGGCCGAGGAGATTGTGCGGAGCAACCAGATCAAGGATGATTTTATCTCCTCGATTTCGCATGAACTTAGGACGCCGCTGACCAGCATCAAGGGCTGGAGTGAGACATTAATCTCTGGCGGTTACGACCCCGAAGAAACGAAGCTCGGAATGAGCATTATTTCCAAGGAAAGCGACCGGCTGATCGGGCTTGTAGAGGAGATCCTCGACTTCTCCAAGCTGCATCAGAATGAAATGAAGCTTTCCATCGGCACCGTAGGTGTCAGAGAACTGCTGCAGGAAATTATTCTGAATCTGTGGGCCAAAGCCGAGAAAAAGAGCATCAGGCTTGTGCTGGAAGCGGAAGAAGGCATTTATGTCAGAGGCGATGCCAACCGGCTGAAGCAGGTGTTCCTGAATTTGACCGACAATGCGGTGAAATTCTCGCATGAAGGCTCAAGCATAATGCTTACAGCGCGCCGTGCTGACGAAGAAGAGGCCGAAATCGTGGTACAGGATAGCGGGATCGGCATTAGTCAGGATCACTTAAACCGGGTAAAAGACCGCTTCTTCCAGGTGGACTCGCTCAACGGCGGCACCGGGCTTGGTCTGGCTATTTCACAGCAGCTGGTGGAGCTTCATGGCGGAACGATGGAAATTGACAGTGAGCTTGGCAAAGGCACTCGGGTTACGGTTTACCTGCAGCTTGCGGAGCCGTTTCCGGCAGTGGAGACGATGGAGCAGGTGAGCCTGCCGTTGCCGGAGGAAAATCATGATAGGGAGGAGGGCAAGCATTGA
- the glgB gene encoding 1,4-alpha-glucan branching protein GlgB yields the protein MPSPEDIYLFHEGTHYRSYRMLGAHIAVEEGVPGVRFSVWAPHATYVGLACDRNGWDGSREEDSLYKIPDSGIWTRFFPEIARGTFYKYRIIGQDGSSFLKADPYGFLAEVRPATASVVADIEGYHWGDAAWRRKNKSSYNKPLNIYEMHMGTWRQKENIHNKEGGELYSYTEIADLLIPYLQELGYTHVEFMPLAEHPYDLSWGYQGTGYFAATSRYGEPQELMYLIDRLHQANIGVILDWVPAHFAKDAPGLRMFDGSPCYEYSDPMQAEKPGWGTLSFDFGRPEVLSFLISNALFWYEVYHIDGMRVDAVTSMLRLDFEKQEHQYRRNVNGGLENLEAIAFLQKLNTIVFQHYPYALMMAEESSAWPLVTAPVHDGGLGFNYKWNMGWMNDTLAYVEKEFDARPYHHNLLTFPIAYAYSENYTLPLSHDEVVHGKRSLLNKMPGSYEQKFAGLRLLLGYQITSPGKKLLFMGGEFGQFIEWKDQEELDWLLLDYESHRKMLAYTAALNKFYLEEKALWELDHSFEGYEWISADDNWQSVISYIRKGKKAGDLLIVVINFQPVERPNYRIGVPKAGTYEVAFSTERPEFGGSGVIAGPLKTQKQEIHNQLQSLELTLAPLSMVVLKKSARKTKGDEPAVLEEAPKGKAKTTRAKAKSEDKPADKPPKSETPAKKAAPRKRKTKSDEIPQVDDHSI from the coding sequence ATGCCGTCACCGGAGGATATTTACTTGTTTCACGAAGGTACCCATTACCGCAGTTATCGCATGCTCGGAGCGCATATCGCCGTGGAAGAAGGAGTTCCCGGAGTGCGTTTTTCCGTGTGGGCGCCCCATGCAACATATGTAGGATTGGCTTGCGATCGAAACGGCTGGGATGGAAGCCGTGAGGAAGACTCGTTATATAAGATACCCGATTCGGGGATTTGGACTCGTTTTTTCCCGGAAATTGCCCGGGGAACATTTTACAAATACAGAATTATCGGCCAGGACGGCTCGAGCTTTTTGAAAGCGGACCCTTATGGATTTCTGGCCGAGGTCCGTCCGGCTACTGCGTCGGTTGTGGCCGATATTGAAGGCTACCACTGGGGTGATGCGGCCTGGCGGCGTAAGAACAAAAGTTCTTACAACAAACCCCTAAATATTTACGAAATGCACATGGGCACATGGAGACAGAAGGAGAATATTCATAACAAGGAAGGCGGGGAGCTGTACAGCTACACGGAAATCGCCGACCTGCTGATTCCTTATTTGCAGGAATTGGGCTATACGCATGTGGAGTTCATGCCGCTGGCGGAGCATCCATACGACCTCTCCTGGGGATACCAGGGAACGGGTTATTTTGCCGCAACGAGCCGGTACGGAGAGCCGCAGGAGCTGATGTACCTGATCGACCGTCTGCATCAGGCGAACATCGGCGTTATTCTCGATTGGGTGCCTGCCCACTTTGCAAAGGACGCTCCAGGCCTGCGCATGTTCGACGGCTCGCCATGCTACGAGTACAGCGATCCGATGCAGGCGGAGAAGCCGGGATGGGGAACGCTTTCTTTTGACTTCGGCAGACCGGAGGTTCTATCGTTCCTTATTTCCAACGCCCTGTTCTGGTATGAGGTGTACCATATCGACGGCATGCGTGTGGATGCGGTTACCAGCATGCTGCGCCTTGATTTTGAGAAGCAGGAACATCAGTATCGGCGCAATGTCAATGGCGGACTGGAGAATCTTGAGGCCATTGCCTTCTTGCAGAAATTGAACACCATAGTGTTTCAGCATTACCCGTATGCCTTGATGATGGCAGAGGAATCCAGCGCCTGGCCGCTCGTAACCGCTCCTGTGCATGACGGTGGGCTTGGTTTCAATTACAAATGGAATATGGGCTGGATGAACGATACGCTTGCTTACGTGGAGAAGGAGTTTGATGCCCGTCCCTATCATCACAATTTGCTGACATTCCCGATTGCCTACGCCTACTCGGAGAATTATACGCTGCCGCTTTCCCATGACGAAGTGGTGCATGGCAAGAGGTCGCTGCTGAATAAGATGCCAGGTTCCTATGAGCAAAAGTTCGCGGGTCTCCGGCTGCTGCTGGGTTATCAGATAACGAGCCCCGGCAAAAAGCTGCTGTTCATGGGCGGTGAATTCGGCCAGTTCATCGAATGGAAGGACCAGGAAGAGCTCGACTGGCTGCTGCTCGATTATGAGAGCCATCGGAAAATGCTGGCCTACACCGCTGCGCTCAACAAGTTCTACCTTGAGGAAAAAGCGCTCTGGGAGCTTGATCACAGCTTTGAAGGGTATGAATGGATCAGCGCCGACGACAACTGGCAAAGCGTCATTTCTTATATTCGCAAAGGGAAAAAAGCCGGCGATCTGCTTATTGTCGTCATCAACTTCCAGCCGGTGGAGCGGCCGAATTATCGTATCGGCGTTCCAAAAGCGGGAACCTATGAAGTGGCGTTCAGTACGGAAAGACCGGAATTCGGCGGCTCCGGAGTAATCGCAGGCCCTTTGAAGACGCAGAAACAAGAAATACACAATCAACTCCAAAGCCTTGAACTAACCCTGGCTCCGCTTAGCATGGTGGTGCTAAAAAAGAGTGCACGGAAGACAAAGGGGGATGAGCCAGCCGTACTAGAGGAAGCTCCAAAAGGAAAAGCTAAAACGACGCGCGCCAAAGCCAAGAGTGAAGATAAACCGGCAGACAAGCCTCCAAAGTCCGAAACGCCGGCCAAAAAAGCAGCTCCGCGCAAACGAAAAACGAAAAGTGACGAAATCCCTCAGGTAGACGATCACTCTATTTAA
- a CDS encoding glucose-1-phosphate adenylyltransferase → MSKKDCIAMLLAGGEGRRLAPLTSSMAKPAVPFGGHFRIIDFPLSNCVNSGIDTIGVLTQYEAGSLHSHIGTGEPWGLRTEERNGVTLLPSGSEGRDCYTGTADAIYKNIPYIDNLNVENVLILSGDHIYHMDYRQMLDYHVAKNAETTISVMEVPWEEASRFGVMNVDDDLKITDFVEKPKQPQSNLASMGIYLFRWDYLKAHLLRDAANSNSSHDFGKDVIPAMLQNEDTLFAYRFKGYWRDVGTVESLWEAHMDLLQRDNGWKFNNANWPMYSRSQVFKPSAIRSKGQSTDAESLVSEHASVEGNIQRSVIFDNVEIAKTSFVKNSVIMPGARIGKNAYIENAIIGEDALIKEGAVVKGSIDRIAVVGPRETIAPKPLILTQPSRLLQDVYEKAGTGRLRAGGLLS, encoded by the coding sequence ATGAGTAAAAAAGATTGCATCGCCATGCTATTAGCAGGCGGGGAAGGGCGCAGGCTTGCTCCACTTACATCAAGTATGGCCAAACCGGCCGTCCCTTTCGGAGGACATTTCAGAATTATTGACTTTCCCCTCAGCAATTGTGTGAATTCGGGTATTGATACGATCGGCGTACTGACGCAGTATGAAGCTGGTTCCCTTCACAGCCATATCGGTACGGGAGAGCCTTGGGGTCTCCGCACGGAAGAACGTAATGGCGTAACACTGCTGCCCTCCGGCAGTGAAGGAAGAGATTGCTATACGGGTACGGCAGATGCTATTTATAAAAACATTCCATATATCGACAATCTTAATGTAGAGAATGTGCTTATTTTGTCCGGAGATCATATTTATCATATGGATTACCGCCAAATGCTTGATTATCATGTTGCTAAAAACGCTGAAACGACGATCTCCGTTATGGAAGTTCCATGGGAGGAAGCAAGCCGCTTTGGTGTCATGAATGTTGACGATGATCTGAAAATTACGGATTTTGTCGAGAAGCCAAAACAACCGCAAAGCAATCTGGCTTCAATGGGTATTTATTTGTTCCGCTGGGACTATCTCAAGGCTCACCTGCTTAGAGATGCAGCGAACAGCAATTCCAGCCACGATTTCGGCAAGGATGTAATTCCCGCTATGCTGCAGAATGAAGATACCCTCTTTGCGTACCGTTTCAAAGGCTACTGGCGTGACGTGGGTACGGTGGAAAGCCTGTGGGAAGCTCATATGGACCTCTTGCAACGAGATAATGGCTGGAAATTTAACAATGCGAATTGGCCCATGTACAGCCGCTCTCAAGTATTCAAACCATCAGCCATCCGGTCCAAAGGTCAATCCACAGATGCGGAATCCCTGGTTAGCGAGCATGCTTCCGTGGAAGGCAATATCCAGCGTTCGGTTATTTTCGACAATGTTGAAATCGCCAAAACCTCCTTCGTCAAGAACAGCGTGATTATGCCCGGCGCCCGCATCGGCAAAAACGCATACATCGAAAATGCGATTATTGGCGAAGATGCTCTAATCAAAGAAGGGGCTGTTGTCAAAGGCAGTATTGATCGTATCGCTGTGGTCGGACCGCGCGAGACGATTGCGCCCAAACCGCTTATCCTTACCCAGCCTTCCCGGTTGCTTCAGGATGTATACGAGAAAGCCGGTACCGGCAGACTTCGGGCCGGGGGCCTACTCTCGTAA
- the glgA gene encoding glycogen synthase GlgA, whose translation MKVLFAAAEGHPFVKTGGLADVIGALPKALKEAGVDVRVIMPKYRGIPEKYRSQMEPVKVIEVPVGWRNQYCGIEQLSYEGVPVYFIDNEYYFGRDGIYGYLDDAERFSFYNRAVLEVLPAIDFQPDVLHCHDWHAAVIPMLLEGHYRSNPFYSNIRTVFTIHNLLYQGVFPYEVLGDLLGLDGSFFLGVEYYGNVNFLKGGIVFSDYVTTVSPTYSQEIRTPHFGYGLDGLLNARADHLSGIVNGIDTKDYNPATDPKIFTKYRNNLNKKIENKIGLQKELGLPVAPHIPLVAMVTRLVDSKGLDLVTRVLDEMLYYDSVQFVVLGTGDEVYERWFREAAWRYPTKLSAQIRFSDELSRKIYAGSDLFLMPSKFEPCGISQLLALRYGSIPVVRETGGLNDTVHSYNEETGEGNGFTFTNYNAHDMMNTLRRAISFYNKPEHWKRVTRNAFTGDYSWDVSAQEYIDIYKKITGQV comes from the coding sequence ATGAAAGTGCTGTTTGCCGCTGCGGAAGGCCACCCGTTTGTCAAAACGGGGGGCCTTGCCGACGTAATCGGTGCGCTGCCGAAGGCGCTGAAGGAAGCCGGAGTGGATGTAAGAGTCATTATGCCGAAGTACCGGGGGATTCCCGAGAAATATCGTTCGCAAATGGAGCCAGTCAAGGTGATCGAGGTGCCTGTAGGCTGGCGGAATCAATACTGCGGAATTGAGCAGCTGAGTTATGAAGGGGTGCCGGTCTATTTTATAGACAATGAATACTACTTCGGCCGTGACGGCATATACGGATATCTGGATGATGCGGAACGGTTTTCTTTTTACAACAGGGCCGTTCTAGAGGTGCTCCCGGCGATTGACTTCCAGCCGGATGTGCTGCACTGCCATGATTGGCACGCCGCCGTCATTCCCATGCTTCTGGAAGGGCATTACCGCAGCAATCCGTTCTACAGCAACATCCGTACCGTATTCACCATACATAATCTGCTGTACCAGGGCGTGTTTCCATATGAGGTTCTGGGCGATTTGCTCGGCCTGGATGGCAGCTTTTTTCTCGGGGTGGAATACTACGGCAACGTAAATTTCCTTAAAGGCGGCATCGTGTTCAGCGATTATGTGACTACGGTCAGTCCGACCTATTCGCAGGAAATCAGAACACCTCACTTTGGTTATGGCCTGGACGGCCTGCTGAACGCCCGTGCCGATCACTTGAGCGGGATTGTCAATGGTATTGATACGAAAGACTACAATCCGGCTACTGACCCCAAAATCTTTACGAAATACCGGAATAATCTGAACAAGAAAATCGAGAACAAAATCGGATTGCAGAAGGAGCTGGGTCTTCCGGTAGCGCCGCATATCCCGCTTGTAGCCATGGTCACTCGCCTAGTCGATTCGAAGGGACTTGACCTGGTGACCCGGGTTCTGGATGAAATGCTGTATTACGACAGCGTCCAGTTTGTGGTCCTTGGAACGGGGGATGAAGTATACGAGCGCTGGTTCCGCGAAGCCGCATGGCGTTATCCCACCAAACTATCTGCGCAGATCCGGTTCAGTGATGAACTGTCGCGTAAAATCTATGCCGGAAGCGATCTGTTCCTGATGCCGTCGAAGTTCGAACCGTGCGGAATCAGCCAACTGCTGGCCCTGCGGTATGGCAGCATTCCGGTTGTCAGGGAAACGGGGGGACTGAACGATACCGTTCACTCCTATAACGAGGAGACGGGGGAAGGTAACGGCTTCACCTTCACCAATTATAACGCTCATGACATGATGAACACCCTTCGCCGTGCGATTTCCTTCTATAACAAGCCCGAGCATTGGAAACGAGTAACCCGCAACGCTTTTACGGGAGATTACAGCTGGGATGTATCGGCGCAGGAGTATATCGATATCTACAAGAAGATTACCGGGCAGGTATAA
- a CDS encoding phosphonate ABC transporter ATP-binding protein, with protein sequence MVIVEHLAKTIGPEQTPVLRDIGFRMESGELIGLLGASGSGKTTLLRCLALRDKWDKGNFRVDGTDILKGGLGGRTKIRREWAFLEQNAELNPTRTALKNVLIGQAAQTPLWRRLTGMVRTDDYMGAMDELERIGLLDKAKMKTGQLSGGERQRVAISRALVHGAKVILADEPVTGLDPKSAQSIMETLRELCKETGLTVVAVLPLELAERYATRLWVLDNGIIKHDVTSRRLTSQERAGLL encoded by the coding sequence ATGGTTATCGTGGAGCATTTAGCCAAGACGATTGGACCGGAACAGACTCCGGTACTGAGAGATATAGGCTTTCGAATGGAGTCCGGAGAACTGATCGGACTGCTCGGCGCGAGCGGGAGCGGCAAGACGACGCTGCTGCGCTGCTTGGCGCTGCGCGACAAGTGGGACAAAGGGAATTTCCGGGTGGATGGTACCGATATTCTAAAGGGCGGCCTTGGCGGCAGAACAAAAATCCGCCGCGAATGGGCCTTCCTGGAGCAGAACGCTGAGCTGAATCCGACCCGGACCGCTTTAAAGAACGTGCTGATTGGCCAAGCGGCCCAGACCCCTTTATGGAGGAGACTAACGGGAATGGTCCGAACCGACGATTATATGGGAGCCATGGATGAACTGGAACGGATCGGCCTGCTGGATAAGGCGAAGATGAAGACGGGCCAGCTCAGCGGCGGGGAACGCCAGCGCGTTGCCATATCCAGGGCGCTCGTTCACGGAGCCAAGGTCATTCTTGCCGACGAACCGGTGACGGGGCTTGACCCGAAATCGGCGCAGAGCATTATGGAGACGCTGCGGGAATTGTGCAAGGAGACTGGTCTTACGGTGGTCGCCGTTCTGCCGCTTGAGCTTGCCGAACGCTACGCTACTCGCCTGTGGGTGTTGGATAACGGGATCATTAAGCATGACGTTACCAGCCGACGGCTTACCTCTCAGGAGCGGGCCGGATTATTATAA
- a CDS encoding FG-GAP repeat domain-containing protein — MLIIQSLRRHRSRRSAADVSDFRLPAAMPALWRLGAGILALSLLSGCTFISDPISRMKSPRLSEDKATLMAAINSLKLIRPTNDDDSSIRTEDLNGDGIPETLVFYETPGEAVLIHGLILEKQGGSWVKKLTFDGAGTALESVEIRDVTGDGKPEIIVGYSRGDEGLQKGLVVYSYSGTSLEETLTLPYTKYVIDDLNGDGMDDITVVSLKRNESSTLTTYQYNGGFKELDRLENLDPYINNYYNIVVGKVAKGKEGIVLDAAVNSHSAYSYMIVMENNRFRVVLSGDDSTFKDRRISSGDIDGDGIIEIGLMERPSGWENFEADAVPWFYSYYQWDGKEGLAFALQQYRDPSDRFTLNFPPSWHGTVTVDTKSVKDRYLKFIMSDTGETVAEISFFSTEEWDQVKGEGWELWGRDADKIIGYRGKLEQNADGIKKGNTTVPAERKGIN, encoded by the coding sequence ATGTTGATTATACAAAGTCTGCGGCGCCATCGTTCGCGGCGTTCTGCCGCCGATGTATCGGACTTCCGGCTCCCCGCCGCCATGCCTGCTTTATGGCGTCTTGGCGCCGGTATATTGGCGCTTTCGCTGTTGTCCGGGTGTACCTTTATCAGCGATCCCATATCCCGGATGAAGTCGCCGCGGCTGTCCGAAGATAAGGCGACGCTGATGGCCGCCATCAACTCGCTGAAGCTGATTCGTCCAACCAATGACGACGACAGCTCCATCCGCACGGAAGACCTGAACGGTGACGGAATTCCAGAAACACTCGTCTTCTATGAGACACCCGGTGAGGCAGTGCTGATACACGGCTTGATTCTGGAGAAGCAGGGCGGCTCCTGGGTCAAGAAGCTGACCTTCGATGGCGCGGGAACCGCACTCGAATCGGTGGAGATCAGGGACGTTACGGGAGATGGCAAGCCGGAAATTATTGTCGGTTACTCCAGGGGAGATGAAGGACTCCAGAAGGGTCTGGTCGTGTACAGCTATTCGGGAACGTCGCTAGAGGAAACGCTGACGCTCCCCTACACCAAATATGTGATCGACGATTTAAACGGAGACGGCATGGATGATATTACGGTCGTTTCGCTCAAACGGAATGAATCTTCCACGCTGACCACCTATCAATATAACGGGGGCTTCAAGGAGCTCGACCGGTTAGAGAATCTCGATCCTTATATTAACAATTATTACAACATTGTCGTGGGCAAAGTGGCGAAAGGCAAAGAAGGCATCGTGCTGGACGCAGCCGTCAATTCACATTCCGCGTACAGTTATATGATCGTAATGGAAAATAACCGTTTCCGCGTCGTTCTCTCCGGTGACGACAGTACATTTAAGGACCGCCGGATTTCGAGCGGGGATATCGACGGAGACGGCATTATCGAAATCGGCCTGATGGAACGGCCGTCCGGCTGGGAGAATTTCGAGGCGGATGCCGTCCCCTGGTTCTATTCCTATTACCAATGGGATGGAAAGGAAGGGCTGGCCTTTGCACTGCAGCAGTACCGTGATCCATCGGACAGGTTCACACTGAATTTTCCGCCGTCATGGCATGGCACAGTTACGGTCGACACGAAATCCGTGAAGGATAGATATCTCAAGTTTATAATGTCAGACACCGGCGAAACGGTTGCCGAAATTTCCTTTTTCTCTACGGAGGAGTGGGATCAGGTGAAAGGTGAAGGCTGGGAGCTCTGGGGCCGGGATGCGGATAAGATCATCGGCTATCGGGGCAAGCTGGAGCAGAATGCAGACGGAATCAAGAAGGGGAACACTACGGTTCCCGCAGAGAGGAAGGGAATCAATTGA